One segment of Vibrio gazogenes DNA contains the following:
- a CDS encoding AI-2E family transporter produces the protein MNTISSHRVIIAALLVAAIACYLLIEPYINSIMLAFIISLLIYPLHQYLERKLNPYRNFASFLSCVILTFIIVLPLLLVFGAIAQQGARFSQTLYQWVTHGGVQEIFNHPWVVKAMDFANTYLPFDTIDPAAIAERVAKMSSQAGTQLVGVSAKLVGDATAFIMDFFLMLFVLFFLLRDYEKIITTLRHVLPLSRSQEDRLLEEIEKVSKSAVMGSFLTALAQGVAGGLGMWLAGFPGLFWGTMIGFASFIPIVGTALIWIPASAYLLLTNDISWGIFLAVWSIVVVGSIDNLLRPFLMQGSSGMNTLMIFFSLLGGIHLFGLMGLVYGPLIFAITIVLFNIYEEEFQSFLNRQDKS, from the coding sequence GTGAATACCATCTCTAGTCATCGAGTGATTATCGCTGCATTGCTTGTTGCAGCCATCGCATGTTATCTGCTCATCGAGCCCTATATCAATTCGATTATGCTGGCTTTTATTATTTCTTTACTGATTTATCCGCTCCATCAATATCTGGAACGTAAACTGAATCCTTATCGAAATTTCGCTTCATTTTTATCCTGCGTCATTCTGACTTTTATTATTGTGCTGCCACTATTATTGGTGTTCGGTGCCATTGCTCAACAAGGCGCTCGTTTCTCGCAGACGCTTTATCAGTGGGTGACTCACGGTGGTGTTCAGGAAATTTTCAATCATCCTTGGGTTGTCAAAGCGATGGACTTTGCGAACACCTACTTACCTTTTGATACCATTGATCCAGCCGCGATTGCTGAAAGAGTCGCCAAAATGTCTAGTCAGGCCGGTACACAGCTTGTCGGTGTCAGCGCCAAACTCGTTGGTGATGCGACAGCATTTATCATGGATTTTTTCCTGATGCTGTTTGTGCTGTTTTTCCTGCTACGCGATTATGAAAAAATCATCACCACATTGCGCCATGTTCTGCCCCTGTCTCGCAGTCAGGAGGATCGATTGCTGGAAGAGATAGAGAAAGTGTCGAAGTCAGCAGTGATGGGCTCCTTTCTGACGGCGCTCGCGCAGGGTGTTGCCGGAGGTCTCGGGATGTGGCTTGCGGGTTTCCCCGGTCTGTTCTGGGGCACGATGATTGGCTTTGCTTCCTTTATTCCGATTGTCGGTACTGCATTGATATGGATACCAGCCAGTGCTTATCTGTTGCTGACCAACGATATTTCCTGGGGGATTTTCCTCGCAGTCTGGAGTATCGTCGTCGTCGGCTCAATTGATAACTTACTACGCCCCTTTCTGATGCAAGGAAGCTCGGGGATGAATACCCTCATGATCTTTTTCTCATTACTTGGAGGTATTCATCTGTTCGGTTTGATGGGATTAGTCTACGGCCCTCTGATCTTTGCGATCACCATTGTACTGTTCAATATCTATGAAGAAGAGTTCCAGTCATTTCTGAACCGACAGGATAAAAGCTAA
- a CDS encoding ammonium transporter has protein sequence MELSVTVTELRYALDTFYFLISGALVMWMAAGFAMLESGLVRSKNTTEILTKNFVLYAIACTLYLIVGYHIMYVDNADGGWLPSIGGLIGSQAADADHSLESDFFFQVVFVATAMSVVSGAVAERMKLWAFLIFAVVLTGFIYPVEGYWTWGGGFLSAAGFSDFAGSGIVHMAGAAAALAGVLLLGARKGKYGKNGEVHPIPGSNMPLATLGTFILWFGWFGFNGGSQLMISDAANASAVGKIFLNTNAAASAGALAALLVCKTTWGKADLTMVLNGALAGLVAITADPLSPSPMYSVAIGAVAGVIVVFAIVALDKLKIDDPVGAISVHGVCGLFGLMAVPVSNADASFGSQLLGAVVIFAWVFGTSLIVWGILKATMGIRVTEEEEMEGMDMHDCGVGAYPEFVTSK, from the coding sequence ATGGAATTATCAGTAACAGTAACGGAGTTACGTTACGCGCTTGATACCTTTTACTTCCTCATTTCGGGCGCACTGGTCATGTGGATGGCTGCTGGATTTGCAATGCTGGAATCAGGTTTGGTTCGTTCAAAAAATACGACTGAGATTCTGACGAAAAACTTTGTATTGTACGCGATTGCTTGTACGTTATATCTCATCGTCGGCTATCACATTATGTATGTTGATAATGCTGATGGGGGCTGGTTGCCTTCAATTGGTGGATTAATCGGCTCTCAAGCTGCAGATGCAGACCACTCTTTAGAATCAGATTTCTTCTTCCAGGTTGTGTTTGTTGCAACAGCGATGTCCGTTGTTTCTGGCGCGGTGGCTGAGCGGATGAAACTGTGGGCATTCTTGATTTTCGCTGTGGTACTGACTGGCTTTATCTATCCTGTTGAAGGTTACTGGACATGGGGTGGTGGTTTCCTTTCTGCTGCTGGTTTCAGTGATTTTGCTGGCTCAGGTATTGTTCATATGGCTGGTGCAGCGGCTGCTTTAGCGGGTGTTTTGCTACTGGGTGCCCGCAAAGGCAAATATGGTAAAAATGGTGAAGTTCATCCGATTCCGGGGTCAAACATGCCGTTGGCAACACTGGGTACCTTCATTTTGTGGTTCGGTTGGTTTGGTTTCAACGGTGGTTCACAGTTGATGATTTCGGATGCTGCCAATGCGTCAGCGGTCGGTAAGATCTTCTTGAATACCAATGCTGCTGCGTCAGCAGGTGCATTAGCCGCATTATTAGTTTGTAAAACCACTTGGGGTAAAGCGGATTTAACCATGGTACTGAATGGTGCGCTGGCTGGTTTAGTTGCGATTACGGCTGATCCACTTTCTCCGTCGCCAATGTACTCGGTTGCCATTGGTGCTGTTGCCGGTGTGATTGTTGTCTTTGCGATTGTCGCGTTGGATAAATTAAAAATCGATGATCCAGTGGGTGCGATTTCTGTTCACGGTGTTTGTGGTCTGTTTGGCTTGATGGCTGTGCCAGTCAGCAATGCGGATGCATCATTTGGTTCTCAATTACTGGGTGCGGTGGTTATCTTTGCTTGGGTATTTGGTACCAGCCTGATTGTTTGGGGTATTCTCAAAGCAACCATGGGAATTCGTGTCACAGAAGAAGAAGAGATGGAAGGAATGGACATGCACGATTGTGGTGTCGGCGCTTATCCTGAATTCGTGACTTCGAAATAA
- the erpA gene encoding iron-sulfur cluster insertion protein ErpA: MSDLNIPLTFSDAAAKRVKALIAEEENQELKLRVYITGGGCSGFQYGFTFDENVNDGDMTIENCGVTLVVDPMSLQYLIGGEVDYTEGLEGSRFFVNNPNATTTCGCGASFSV, encoded by the coding sequence GTGAGTGATTTAAATATACCGCTGACATTTTCTGATGCGGCAGCGAAGCGCGTGAAAGCGTTAATTGCCGAAGAAGAAAATCAGGAGCTCAAACTACGGGTTTATATTACCGGTGGTGGTTGTAGCGGTTTTCAGTATGGATTTACGTTTGATGAGAATGTAAATGATGGGGATATGACTATCGAAAATTGTGGCGTTACATTGGTGGTTGATCCAATGAGTCTGCAATATCTGATTGGTGGCGAGGTTGATTATACCGAAGGACTTGAAGGGTCTCGCTTTTTCGTCAATAACCCAAATGCGACAACTACGTGTGGTTGTGGTGCCTCATTTAGTGTCTGA
- the dacB gene encoding serine-type D-Ala-D-Ala carboxypeptidase — protein sequence MRTLLFTITCFVLSAELCAAQATPYASLLPPTSRTALIVEQLDTPLREVDTDSLSFYPPASTMKLITALAAKLELGDQFRFKTLLGKADHDWVLQFSGDPQLTTHDLKHMFVTLKQQGIKKIEGNLWLDNSLFSGYERAVGWPWDILGVCYSAPSSVIVLDENCVPGSIYTQKDGNTRVYIPEQYPIYVTTQAKTVSSQEQKQQLCDLELRSRAENNYRLSGCLVQRNSPLPLKFAIQNPSLYATRIVYRILNHLGITLTGEVIVGRPPKPLQQALVQHTSKPLVELLDTMLKESDNLIANNVTKTLGHQFFVQAGSFANGTEAIKQILYAKAGIDLKSAQLVDGSGLSRNNRVTANQMAEVLHYIWQHDASLHLIELLPVAGQSGTLKYRKSMRSSIVRGHLSAKSGSLYGSYNMAGYGLDKKGQPQVLFVQFVTDYFPDDDKAETVQTPSPLEQFEEQLYRDIIQMSQQKKSYLSNIKPES from the coding sequence CTGCGGACGCTTCTGTTTACTATTACCTGTTTTGTTCTGAGCGCTGAATTGTGCGCCGCTCAGGCGACACCTTATGCCAGTCTGTTACCACCGACCAGCAGAACCGCTCTGATTGTTGAACAACTGGATACGCCCCTGCGAGAAGTCGATACCGATAGTCTGTCATTCTATCCCCCCGCCAGCACCATGAAACTGATTACTGCACTGGCTGCTAAATTAGAACTGGGCGATCAATTTCGTTTCAAGACTTTATTAGGCAAAGCAGACCATGATTGGGTGCTCCAATTTAGTGGTGATCCACAGCTCACAACCCATGACTTGAAACACATGTTTGTGACGTTGAAACAGCAAGGTATCAAAAAAATTGAGGGTAACTTGTGGCTCGATAATTCGTTATTCAGCGGCTATGAAAGGGCTGTCGGCTGGCCGTGGGATATTCTGGGGGTATGTTACAGCGCCCCATCGAGTGTCATCGTGTTAGACGAAAACTGTGTGCCCGGCTCAATTTATACACAAAAAGATGGCAATACTCGTGTTTATATTCCTGAACAATACCCCATTTATGTAACGACTCAGGCGAAAACCGTCTCATCACAAGAACAAAAACAACAGCTGTGCGATCTTGAGCTACGTAGTCGTGCCGAAAACAACTATCGCCTTTCAGGATGTCTGGTTCAGCGAAATTCACCGCTCCCCTTAAAATTTGCGATCCAGAATCCCAGCCTTTACGCGACTCGTATCGTTTACAGAATTCTGAATCACCTGGGGATCACGCTCACGGGAGAAGTGATCGTCGGACGCCCCCCAAAACCATTACAACAAGCCCTAGTTCAACATACATCTAAACCGCTCGTTGAGTTACTTGATACGATGCTGAAAGAGTCTGATAACCTAATTGCGAATAATGTGACGAAAACATTGGGTCATCAATTTTTTGTTCAGGCGGGCAGTTTTGCCAACGGCACAGAAGCAATCAAACAAATCTTATATGCCAAAGCAGGCATTGACCTTAAAAGTGCACAACTGGTTGATGGTTCTGGGTTGTCACGCAATAACCGAGTAACCGCCAATCAAATGGCTGAGGTTTTACATTATATTTGGCAGCATGATGCATCACTTCATCTGATCGAGTTGTTACCGGTTGCAGGACAAAGCGGTACGCTGAAATACCGGAAAAGTATGCGTTCTTCGATTGTCAGAGGTCATTTGAGTGCCAAAAGCGGCTCGCTATATGGCAGTTATAATATGGCGGGATATGGACTGGATAAAAAAGGGCAGCCTCAGGTGCTTTTCGTCCAGTTTGTCACCGACTACTTCCCTGATGATGATAAAGCAGAAACCGTTCAAACGCCGTCACCACTAGAGCAGTTTGAAGAACAACTGTATCGGGATATCATTCAGATGAGTCAGCAAAAGAAATCGTACCTCTCAAATATAAAGCCTGAATCATAA
- the hemL gene encoding glutamate-1-semialdehyde 2,1-aminomutase — translation MTKSSDLYQQAQTTIPGGVNSPVRAFNGVGGTPIFIDRADGPFVFDVDGRAYIDYVGSWGPMILGHNHGVIRESVIGAVQKGLSFGAPTEQEIAIAELVSQLVPSMEQLRMVNSGTEATMSAIRLARGYTGRDKIIKFEGCYHGHADSLLVKAGSGALTLGQPSSPGVPADFAKYTLTARFNDLDSVKALFDANEGEIACIIVEPVAGNMNCIPPVEGFLEGLRTLCDDAGALLIFDEVMTGFRVALGGAQAHYNIKPDLTTLGKVIGGGMPVGAFGGRKEIMQYIAPTGPVYQAGTLSGNPVAMAAGYACLSLLKEEGNEKRLASKTKQLADGFKFFADKHGIPLLVHQVGGMFGFFFTEQQQVTCYEDVARCDVEKFKRFFHLMLDHGVYMAPSAFEASFTSLAHSSQEIEATLEAVDRCFAMMAND, via the coding sequence ATGACCAAATCATCTGATCTATATCAACAGGCACAAACCACCATTCCCGGTGGTGTAAATTCGCCAGTACGCGCCTTTAATGGTGTCGGTGGCACGCCGATTTTTATCGACAGAGCAGACGGTCCATTCGTTTTTGACGTTGATGGTAGAGCTTATATCGACTACGTCGGTTCATGGGGTCCAATGATTCTAGGTCATAATCATGGCGTCATTCGTGAGTCGGTGATTGGCGCGGTACAAAAAGGATTGAGTTTTGGTGCACCGACTGAACAAGAAATAGCGATTGCTGAACTGGTTTCACAACTCGTTCCATCGATGGAACAGTTACGCATGGTCAACTCCGGCACAGAAGCGACTATGAGTGCCATCCGTCTGGCACGCGGATATACCGGCCGCGATAAAATTATCAAATTCGAGGGATGTTACCACGGTCATGCTGATAGTCTTCTGGTTAAAGCTGGATCTGGTGCGCTCACGCTGGGTCAGCCCAGCTCTCCCGGAGTACCTGCTGACTTTGCCAAATATACATTAACGGCTCGTTTTAATGATCTCGACTCAGTCAAAGCTTTATTCGATGCCAATGAAGGCGAAATTGCCTGCATTATTGTCGAACCCGTTGCCGGTAACATGAACTGCATTCCACCGGTTGAAGGTTTCCTTGAAGGGCTCAGAACCCTCTGTGATGATGCCGGCGCCTTGTTGATTTTTGATGAAGTCATGACGGGATTCCGGGTTGCCTTGGGTGGCGCTCAAGCACACTATAATATCAAGCCTGACTTAACCACGTTAGGTAAGGTCATAGGAGGCGGGATGCCCGTCGGTGCTTTTGGTGGCCGAAAAGAGATCATGCAGTATATCGCACCAACCGGCCCCGTTTATCAGGCAGGAACACTCTCTGGAAATCCAGTCGCGATGGCTGCCGGTTATGCATGTCTTAGTCTGTTAAAAGAAGAAGGCAACGAAAAACGCCTGGCATCGAAAACCAAACAGCTTGCAGATGGTTTTAAGTTTTTTGCTGACAAACATGGTATTCCACTGCTGGTACATCAGGTCGGTGGGATGTTCGGCTTTTTCTTTACCGAGCAACAACAAGTCACCTGCTATGAAGATGTCGCCCGTTGTGATGTTGAGAAATTTAAACGCTTCTTCCATCTGATGCTTGATCATGGTGTCTATATGGCTCCATCAGCGTTTGAAGCCAGTTTTACTTCGCTGGCACACTCCTCTCAGGAAATAGAAGCGACATTAGAAGCCGTCGATCGTTGTTTCGCCATGATGGCAAACGACTAA
- a CDS encoding YacL family protein, translating to MEFEFRKNILLGEYYAAFNMEHAVISRFLEDEINAERTMIEQILQLLQSAYQDDLTEQVWFGREISLKILEGEVTIFENTLTHANHHDFEDEFELYESESIATCGLDDFESMLMQWQQFTQN from the coding sequence AATATTTTATTAGGTGAGTATTACGCTGCATTTAATATGGAGCACGCAGTTATTTCTCGTTTTCTTGAAGATGAAATAAACGCGGAGCGCACAATGATTGAGCAGATTTTACAATTGCTGCAATCCGCATATCAAGATGATCTCACTGAACAAGTCTGGTTTGGCAGAGAGATATCACTCAAGATTCTGGAAGGTGAAGTGACGATTTTTGAAAATACCCTGACACACGCCAATCATCATGATTTTGAAGATGAATTTGAGTTATATGAGAGTGAAAGTATCGCGACTTGTGGTCTCGATGATTTCGAATCGATGCTTATGCAATGGCAACAGTTTACGCAAAATTAA
- the glnK gene encoding P-II family nitrogen regulator, whose translation MKLINAIIKPFKLDDVREALSDVGIEGMTVSEVKGFGRQKGHTELYRGAEYQVDFLPKVKLEIATQGDNVDRVVEAIMKAAHTGKIGDGKIFVYDLSQAVRIRTGETDSEAL comes from the coding sequence ATGAAATTAATTAATGCAATTATAAAACCTTTTAAATTAGACGATGTCCGTGAGGCCTTATCTGATGTGGGGATCGAGGGAATGACCGTCTCAGAAGTGAAGGGATTCGGTCGTCAGAAAGGCCATACCGAGCTTTATCGTGGCGCCGAGTATCAGGTTGATTTTCTCCCGAAAGTCAAACTTGAAATCGCAACACAGGGAGACAATGTTGACCGTGTCGTTGAAGCCATCATGAAAGCAGCACACACAGGAAAAATCGGTGATGGTAAGATTTTTGTTTATGATCTGAGCCAAGCGGTACGAATCCGTACCGGTGAAACAGATTCAGAAGCACTTTAA
- a CDS encoding peptidoglycan DD-metalloendopeptidase family protein yields MLSIFARLPRLHQILIGCFSALIVIAIFFLPNPQELQGKEKHLEIGRHYPLSINAEALSPGVAIAPTATLRWEQYQVKSGESAAVLFQRIGLSSRLLYELTASDPEIKQQLTRLRPGDELSFGFDENDQLVQLRRSLSTYEAFMITKSEHGFTAKLDKKEVHYQYNYAEAQITSNFWNAAVNAGLTPNQIMALAGIFGWDIDFALDIRKGDTFSLLYLEEVVEGEIVGKGNIIAATFTNQGTTFKAIINDENGDYYDENGRAMKKAFLRSPLDFRRVSSNFNPRRLHPVTGRVRPHRGTDYVAPVGTPIWAAGDGVVVKSSYNRFNGNYVFIKHSNTYMTKYLHLKRRYVKTGQRVKQGQKIGALGGTGRVTGPHLHYEFLVHGVHKNPRTVSLPQSASLLGQSKQTFIANAKIRLQQLERFSHLMYAKR; encoded by the coding sequence ATGTTGTCTATTTTTGCTCGTCTGCCACGATTACATCAAATACTGATTGGGTGTTTCTCCGCTTTAATCGTGATCGCTATTTTTTTTCTGCCCAATCCCCAAGAGCTTCAAGGAAAAGAAAAGCATCTCGAAATCGGTCGTCATTATCCACTCTCAATCAATGCAGAAGCGCTTTCTCCCGGAGTAGCGATTGCACCGACAGCAACGCTCAGATGGGAACAATATCAGGTAAAGTCCGGAGAGAGTGCCGCCGTTTTGTTTCAGCGTATCGGGCTATCATCACGTCTTTTGTATGAATTAACCGCCAGTGATCCGGAGATCAAACAGCAACTCACCCGACTCCGCCCCGGAGACGAACTCAGCTTCGGTTTTGATGAAAATGATCAACTGGTGCAATTGCGACGAAGTCTTTCGACCTACGAAGCGTTCATGATTACCAAGTCAGAGCATGGCTTTACCGCGAAATTAGATAAAAAAGAAGTGCACTATCAATATAATTACGCTGAAGCCCAAATTACATCTAACTTCTGGAATGCTGCGGTCAATGCAGGTTTAACCCCGAATCAAATTATGGCGCTGGCTGGTATTTTTGGTTGGGACATTGACTTTGCCTTGGATATTCGCAAAGGAGATACGTTCAGCCTGCTCTATCTGGAAGAGGTCGTCGAAGGTGAAATTGTCGGTAAGGGCAATATCATTGCCGCAACGTTTACCAATCAGGGCACGACATTTAAAGCGATTATCAACGATGAGAATGGTGATTATTATGATGAGAATGGACGAGCCATGAAGAAAGCATTCTTGCGCTCCCCGCTCGATTTTCGTCGTGTTTCATCAAACTTCAACCCACGCAGGCTGCATCCGGTGACCGGCAGAGTCAGACCTCATCGCGGTACAGATTACGTTGCTCCGGTCGGAACACCCATTTGGGCAGCCGGTGATGGTGTCGTCGTGAAGTCGAGTTATAACCGCTTCAACGGGAATTATGTCTTTATCAAACACAGTAATACCTATATGACCAAATACCTTCACCTGAAACGCCGATATGTGAAAACCGGCCAACGGGTGAAACAAGGACAAAAAATCGGTGCTCTGGGTGGTACAGGCCGAGTCACAGGGCCACACCTGCACTACGAATTCCTCGTTCATGGCGTACACAAAAATCCACGGACAGTGTCTCTTCCTCAATCGGCATCACTTTTGGGACAATCGAAACAGACATTTATCGCCAATGCTAAAATCAGATTACAACAGCTAGAACGCTTCAGTCATCTGATGTATGCCAAACGTTAA
- the rsmC gene encoding 16S rRNA (guanine(1207)-N(2))-methyltransferase RsmC — protein MSSEYFSAQNSAPSQIAERQLSYFQGKHLLVAGEIEDQFPLQLRQTCQSVAIFTTHYGYYRQIADDSNVTAYFGATLSDDCHADMVLLYWPKAKQEAAYLLAMLMTKLGPGTEIVVVGENRSGIKSIETLFASYGIIRKYDAARRCSFYWGECSQTPEQFNMQDWFKTYTVNYRQKELIVKSLPGVFSHGELDLGSQLLLDNLSDMHGDVLDFGCGAGVIGTVIAAQYPSVTLSMCDVSALAIESSKATLAANGLSGHVFPSDIYSDVTDRYDHLISNPPFHSGLGTSYHASETFLTQSPHYLKPRGKLSIVANSFLKYPPLIEQTLGSCDTLAKTNKFAVYQATY, from the coding sequence ATGTCGAGCGAATATTTTTCAGCCCAGAATTCAGCCCCAAGCCAAATTGCTGAACGTCAACTCTCCTATTTTCAGGGAAAACATCTCCTGGTTGCCGGAGAGATCGAAGATCAGTTTCCCCTGCAACTGCGACAAACTTGTCAGTCTGTCGCCATCTTTACCACTCACTATGGCTATTATCGGCAGATCGCGGACGATTCAAACGTTACGGCCTACTTTGGCGCAACATTGAGTGATGACTGTCATGCCGATATGGTATTGCTCTACTGGCCAAAAGCGAAGCAGGAAGCAGCATACCTGCTTGCAATGCTGATGACCAAACTCGGTCCGGGGACTGAAATTGTGGTGGTCGGCGAAAATCGCTCTGGCATAAAAAGCATTGAAACATTATTCGCATCCTACGGAATAATTCGTAAATATGATGCGGCACGCCGCTGCTCTTTCTACTGGGGAGAATGTAGCCAGACGCCAGAGCAGTTCAATATGCAGGACTGGTTTAAAACTTACACCGTCAATTATCGGCAAAAAGAGCTTATCGTGAAAAGCCTGCCCGGGGTGTTCAGTCATGGGGAGTTAGATCTTGGCAGTCAGCTATTGTTGGATAATCTATCCGACATGCACGGAGACGTCTTAGATTTCGGATGTGGTGCCGGTGTCATTGGTACTGTCATTGCCGCACAATATCCATCAGTCACCCTATCGATGTGTGATGTCAGTGCATTAGCCATTGAATCCAGTAAAGCAACGCTGGCTGCAAACGGACTGAGCGGTCATGTTTTCCCATCAGATATCTATTCAGATGTGACTGATCGTTACGATCATCTCATCAGTAACCCACCGTTTCATTCCGGACTGGGGACCAGTTATCATGCCAGTGAAACATTCCTGACTCAGTCCCCTCATTATTTAAAACCACGAGGCAAGTTATCGATTGTTGCCAACAGTTTCCTCAAATATCCCCCGCTGATTGAACAAACACTGGGAAGTTGTGACACGCTAGCCAAAACCAATAAGTTTGCCGTTTATCAAGCAACCTATTAA
- the tyrS gene encoding tyrosine--tRNA ligase has translation MATIETALAEIKRGVEELIPEEELIAKLKEGRPLRIKLGADPTAPDIHLGHTVILNKLRAFQDLGHEVTFLIGDFTGMVGDPTGKNTTRPPLTREDVIRNAETYKEQVFKILDPEKTKIQFNSEWLSQLGAEGMLRLASNQTVARMLERDDFKKRYHSGQAIAIHEFMYPLLQGYDSVAMETDVELGGTDQKFNLLMGRELQKAHGQKQQVVLMMPLLVGLDGEKKMSKSAHNYIGIDEAPEEMFGKIMSISDELMWSYYDLLSFRPLSEIQQFKSDVAGGKNPRDIKILLAKEIIARFHDEAAADAAEQEFIARFQKGAIPDEMPEFTFASGIAIGNILKDAGLVGSTSDAMRMIRQGAAKAAGEKIQDTKWIPEHGTYVLQVGKRKFARVTIQ, from the coding sequence ATGGCGACAATTGAAACCGCATTAGCTGAAATCAAGCGCGGTGTTGAGGAGTTGATTCCTGAAGAGGAATTGATCGCAAAACTGAAAGAGGGCCGTCCGTTAAGAATTAAGTTGGGTGCTGATCCAACTGCACCGGATATTCATTTGGGCCATACTGTTATCCTGAATAAGTTACGTGCATTTCAGGATCTGGGACATGAGGTGACTTTCCTTATCGGTGATTTTACCGGTATGGTTGGTGATCCGACAGGAAAAAATACCACGCGCCCGCCATTGACCCGCGAAGATGTGATTCGTAATGCTGAAACATACAAAGAGCAGGTTTTTAAAATTCTCGATCCTGAAAAAACAAAAATTCAGTTTAATTCCGAGTGGCTTTCTCAATTAGGTGCCGAAGGAATGCTTCGTCTGGCATCTAATCAGACGGTTGCCCGAATGTTAGAGCGGGATGATTTTAAAAAGCGTTATCATAGTGGTCAGGCGATTGCGATTCATGAATTTATGTATCCGCTCCTGCAAGGCTATGATTCCGTAGCGATGGAAACCGACGTTGAGCTTGGTGGGACAGACCAAAAGTTTAATTTGCTGATGGGGCGTGAATTGCAAAAAGCACACGGTCAAAAACAGCAGGTTGTACTGATGATGCCACTACTCGTTGGTTTGGACGGCGAGAAGAAAATGTCGAAGTCGGCTCACAACTATATCGGCATCGATGAGGCGCCCGAAGAAATGTTTGGCAAAATCATGTCGATTTCAGATGAGTTGATGTGGAGTTATTACGATTTGTTGTCATTCCGACCTCTTTCTGAGATCCAGCAATTCAAGTCAGATGTTGCAGGTGGTAAGAATCCTCGTGATATTAAAATCTTGCTGGCGAAAGAAATCATTGCACGTTTCCATGATGAAGCAGCAGCGGATGCGGCTGAGCAAGAGTTCATTGCTCGGTTCCAGAAAGGTGCTATTCCTGATGAGATGCCTGAATTCACATTTGCATCCGGTATTGCCATCGGCAATATCCTGAAGGATGCAGGTCTGGTGGGTTCAACATCGGATGCCATGCGGATGATTCGTCAAGGCGCTGCCAAGGCGGCTGGTGAGAAAATCCAAGATACCAAATGGATTCCTGAGCATGGCACCTATGTGCTTCAGGTTGGCAAACGCAAGTTCGCCCGCGTGACCATCCAGTAA
- a CDS encoding porin yields the protein MKKTLIALAVAGAAVATGVNAGELYNQDGTSLTMKGRVEGILSLKDGDASDESRARLGFLGKQEINDNLYGLGYFEGQFTSNDGKQDPTTPTVHTLKNDENSDFDTRYAYAGLGGTYGVVTYGKQDGVLTPLSDFTDIMSYHGDNAVKKLVALDRVDNQLKYAGSFDNLNVFAEYRFADRIENATTDTIDNNDQDGYGLSATYALANIGVDLGLGYGAQNDDNQIVATVAYTLNDLYLSALYSHIDFDAAGKDNYDGYELAASYTIDKTKLIATYNYGETDKDVANYLALEVAYYFQPNFRSYVSYNINMLDKDDVDLAGSAIGDNGTEDDMVVGLRYDF from the coding sequence ATGAAAAAAACTCTGATCGCTCTTGCAGTGGCAGGTGCTGCAGTGGCAACTGGCGTGAACGCTGGTGAACTATACAACCAAGACGGCACATCCCTAACGATGAAAGGACGTGTCGAAGGCATTCTTTCTCTGAAAGATGGCGATGCATCAGACGAATCTCGTGCTCGTTTGGGTTTCTTAGGTAAACAAGAAATCAACGATAATCTGTATGGATTAGGCTATTTTGAAGGTCAATTTACATCTAATGATGGCAAACAAGATCCTACTACTCCAACGGTTCATACGCTGAAAAACGACGAGAATAGTGATTTCGACACTCGTTATGCTTATGCTGGCCTGGGTGGTACATACGGTGTCGTTACTTATGGTAAACAAGACGGCGTATTGACTCCGCTGTCTGATTTTACTGATATCATGTCATATCACGGTGACAACGCAGTTAAAAAATTAGTTGCGCTTGATCGTGTCGATAACCAATTAAAATATGCGGGTTCATTTGACAATCTGAATGTTTTTGCTGAATATCGTTTCGCTGACCGTATTGAGAACGCAACAACTGACACTATTGATAATAATGATCAAGATGGTTATGGTCTGTCTGCCACTTATGCACTGGCAAATATCGGTGTTGATTTAGGTTTAGGTTACGGTGCGCAAAACGACGACAATCAAATCGTTGCCACAGTTGCTTATACCCTGAATGATCTATACCTGTCAGCATTGTACAGCCACATCGATTTCGATGCAGCTGGTAAGGATAACTACGACGGTTATGAACTAGCAGCTTCTTATACCATCGACAAAACTAAACTGATCGCCACATATAACTATGGCGAAACAGATAAAGATGTAGCTAATTATCTTGCTCTAGAAGTTGCTTATTACTTCCAGCCAAACTTCCGCAGCTATGTGTCTTACAACATCAATATGCTTGATAAAGATGATGTTGACCTTGCCGGTAGCGCAATTGGTGATAATGGTACTGAAGATGATATGGTTGTAGGTCTACGCTACGACTTCTAA